Proteins encoded together in one uncultured Desulfosarcina sp. window:
- a CDS encoding universal stress protein, producing MAQKLFHIFRNTPLGRETLLQSIYFCQQMGVAPKVYIPESTKFLMYFENDVVQVDLDASYLNDPETATGHAAELLKAARIEPDFFRPKNYTASTLPDVPTNFEFMCCPRSVSDLSSKIGLGYIGPRVRRIIQAARFPVLITSPVFKPWKRIAVFFGGSANAVNALRLGIRIAKITGMALEIYTQAGRKKEDSYRAVVRERGLEETLNSVLDRWRFFHKGRLENNLYEVPHDALVVMGAYGHGVIRDIMFGSTMEKIQSTISNNLLIAGPRYTVIG from the coding sequence ATGGCACAAAAACTCTTCCACATTTTCAGGAACACCCCGCTGGGCAGAGAAACCCTGCTTCAGTCCATCTATTTTTGCCAGCAAATGGGCGTGGCGCCGAAAGTCTACATCCCGGAATCAACAAAATTTCTGATGTATTTCGAAAACGACGTGGTCCAGGTGGATCTGGACGCTTCTTATCTCAATGATCCGGAAACGGCCACTGGTCATGCGGCGGAACTGCTCAAGGCAGCCCGCATCGAACCGGACTTTTTCCGGCCCAAAAACTACACCGCCTCCACCTTGCCGGACGTTCCCACCAACTTCGAATTCATGTGCTGTCCGCGAAGCGTCAGCGACCTCTCTTCGAAAATCGGCTTGGGGTACATCGGCCCGCGGGTGCGCCGCATTATCCAGGCGGCCCGTTTCCCGGTGCTGATCACCAGCCCGGTATTCAAACCCTGGAAGCGCATCGCCGTGTTTTTCGGCGGGTCCGCCAATGCCGTCAATGCCCTGCGGCTGGGCATCCGGATTGCCAAGATCACCGGGATGGCGCTGGAGATCTACACCCAGGCCGGCAGAAAAAAAGAGGACTCCTACCGTGCCGTCGTCAGGGAGCGTGGACTGGAAGAAACGCTGAACAGCGTGCTGGACCGGTGGCGTTTTTTCCACAAAGGACGCTTGGAAAACAACCTGTACGAAGTGCCCCATGACGCTCTGGTCGTGATGGGGGCCTACGGCCACGGCGTCATCCGGGATATCATGTTCGGCAGCACGATGGAGAAAATCCAGTCCACCATCTCCAACAACCTGCTCATCGCCGGTCCCAGATACACCGTCATCGGTTGA
- a CDS encoding CsgG/HfaB family protein codes for MNKKAILRILLSLMVLFSFSGCMESMVKPEAKTDTGEEMGLPPYSGPRARVAVADFEWKVDESSKTTKIGFGSQTMTISSSESSGYTTGLRDMLTTAMVQSKRYRVLERQNIDSLKGEMALGSSGYTDSTGIKKGGIKGADLLVMGAITGWEPGTSGGGGGVGGGGLLGNASALFGAVSGGYKKSSMAMDIRIVDTHTSEVLAATRVEGVAKDVSLGGALAGFGGSGGMGGALGGYAKTPMEKAIRTCLYNATKFIAENTPQEYMKY; via the coding sequence ATGAACAAGAAAGCGATTTTGAGAATTTTGCTTTCCCTTATGGTTCTGTTTTCGTTCAGCGGTTGTATGGAAAGCATGGTCAAACCCGAGGCAAAAACCGATACGGGTGAGGAGATGGGCCTGCCTCCATACAGCGGACCTAGAGCCCGGGTGGCTGTCGCCGATTTTGAATGGAAGGTCGACGAGAGCAGTAAAACCACCAAGATCGGATTCGGCAGTCAGACCATGACGATCTCGTCTTCGGAAAGCTCCGGGTATACCACGGGACTGCGTGACATGCTGACCACGGCCATGGTTCAGAGCAAACGCTACCGGGTACTGGAACGTCAGAACATCGACTCCCTGAAAGGTGAAATGGCTCTCGGCAGTTCGGGATATACCGACAGCACCGGGATTAAGAAAGGCGGCATCAAAGGGGCCGATCTTCTGGTGATGGGCGCCATTACCGGATGGGAACCGGGCACTTCAGGCGGCGGCGGTGGTGTTGGCGGCGGCGGCCTGCTGGGGAACGCTTCGGCCCTGTTCGGCGCGGTTAGCGGCGGCTACAAAAAATCGTCCATGGCCATGGACATCCGCATCGTGGATACCCATACCTCCGAAGTCCTGGCGGCTACCCGGGTGGAGGGTGTGGCCAAAGACGTGAGTCTCGGCGGCGCACTGGCCGGTTTCGGCGGCAGCGGCGGAATGGGCGGGGCATTGGGCGGTTATGCCAAGACCCCCATGGAAAAAGCCATTCGTACCTGCCTGTACAACGCGACCAAATTCATCGCCGAAAATACACCCCAGGAATATATGAAGTATTAG
- a CDS encoding YkgJ family cysteine cluster protein, translating to MESEDRCSELFACTLCGDCCKGFGGTYLTEADIVAIAGYIGVSTQRLKAEYTCKSGQRRVIAQGDNGYCIFWDKVCTIHPVKPRMCRQWPFIPGVLADVANWHAMAASCPGMNTDVPDRTIIDCVKKALQT from the coding sequence ATGGAATCTGAAGACCGGTGTTCGGAACTGTTTGCCTGCACCCTGTGCGGCGATTGCTGCAAGGGCTTTGGCGGTACCTACCTGACCGAGGCGGATATCGTCGCGATTGCCGGCTATATCGGTGTTTCAACCCAGCGCTTGAAAGCGGAATACACCTGCAAGTCCGGGCAGCGACGGGTGATCGCCCAGGGCGACAACGGCTACTGCATATTCTGGGACAAGGTCTGCACCATCCACCCGGTCAAACCCCGAATGTGTCGGCAATGGCCCTTCATCCCCGGCGTTTTAGCGGATGTGGCCAACTGGCACGCCATGGCAGCGTCATGCCCCGGAATGAATACAGATGTGCCGGACCGCACGATCATTGACTGCGTGAAAAAGGCGCTGCAAACCTGA